GTCACTTCGTAGTTACCCTATGTGAAGTTATGCTTATGAATAAGTCTTTCCGCTCAGAAACACACAACTCATATGTCATTACCATATTTTGACATTGATTACCACACCGGTCTAACTTTatcacatttctgcatttacagGCATTCAGGTCTCATGGAAAACAGTGGTGTTTATGTAAAGGTAGGCTATCGTatgatatttgtaatatattaacttCAAGTTAAGTTTCAGGTTGACTTTGTAACAATAAGGGGAGACTTAATTGAGGAAACTTTCAGTCATATAGCTCTTTACTACAAAGGGATAGTTTACACAAAAAGgacatttctgtcatcatttaaattcaaaaccaTTCCTTTTGACTTCCATGATATATATTTGCCCACACAGTAGAGGTCTTAAGGGAATTAGACTTAACTATTTAGTTatcaacattttacaaaatacctCTTTTTGCGATTTGCAGATGACAGAAAGTCATACATATTTGGAAGACATGCAGCTGAATAAGTGACTGTctgacatttttagatgaactataaagaaataaaaagattgCTGCATTATAAaggttattttgttttgctggtgACACAAAATGTTGGACACAAAGGCATCTGAGAGCTTCGCTATTAAACTCTAATTGAATTAGGGTGTGTGACACAAAAGGGCCTGGACTGCTGCCCATGACTTCAGAATGGTTGAGGACAAACAGGGTTACTGTAGGCAACCGACTGTGCCAAatgttgctgtttattttagagCAACTGAAAATGGGCTCACATTTCAATAGAAATGTTCTGCACTGGTAGTTGTTGTTGCATGTAGAACAAAGACAGTATTTACACTATTACTGTCGTTCGTCTTGCTGCACAATAGTTACTTAACATGCAGGACATTTTCCCATCATTTAAGCGCAACTTAATCCGTTTTATTGCTCTAGATGAACATAAAAAATGGATAGGAGAGGACTGGATAATGGTCGCTTAGTTGTTCCCTGTGTTGCTGTTAGCATATATTACAGCAGTGATATATTTTGCCCTATTAAGAATTAAACACGATGATGCTACCTTAACAGCTCAAAACTGCAATCTAGATGTGATTCATAGGAAGTGTCTCATGATTTCTATGTTGTTATGATTGCTCATCATTGCTTTACTTCCTACAGTTTTCTAAAGAGACGCATCAACCGAATTCCCCATCAGACAAATTGAAGCAAGAGCTGGAACTAGAGTTGAAATTAAACAGCTGTAACTTATCAAGTCATGGCTGGTACCATGGTCGCATACCTTGGGAGGtgagtttataaatatttttatgtacacgTTCAGAAATTAAGCTTCCAGAAGTATGTTTTCCTAGCCGTGCCATTCAACAACAGTTTTtggtttattcaaaataatcttTTGGGTAGCGGTTCTTATATATAAGGTCTGTTATATATAGTGTTCTAAAGAAatagataattattttaattgtgaaaatgtTAGTGGAATGGAAAACTTCCACGGATGTTAAAGGCTGTTCAGTGAAcgataaataacaataaagaacCACTATTTCGAAGAGTTTAATAATCAATcctcaaatatttacatgttctTGGTTTGACTAGTGTTTTCCCATCTTAAAATTAATggaaatgtatgtacatatgacTTAATAATGGCTTTTTACAGGTTTCTGAGTCTCTTGTGCAGCTGGATGGGGATTTTATCGTCCGTGACTCCCTCACTAGCATTGGAGACTATGTCTTAACCTGCTGCTGGAACCAGAAAGCGCTTCATTTCCTCATCCACAAAGTTCTGCTCAGGTCTTATGAGACATATGCCCACGCGCAGTACTTTCTGGAGGAGGAAACATTTGATTCTCTGCCAGCATTGGTTCGTTTCTATGTTGAAAATAAAAGGCCTCTGACAAAGCAGAGTGGTGCCTACATTTACTCAGCCGTTAACAGGACACTTCCACTAAGATATTTAGAAACCATGTTTGGGCTTCCAAGTGTGGAAAACAGCCCAGTAAACTCACCTACCAAACAGAAGGGAAGCCAAAAGAAAAGGGAAAGCATAACTGTGACAGAGGCTTTGGAAATTGAGCTGATAAGACCTCAGAGGTGAGTTTTATGATAGAAATTGTTAAGAAAATTTATTGCAAACTACTGTTCATTCCTCAAAGAATCCtaaagtttccacaaaaatttgAATCagcaaaaacattgaaaattaaaagaaacactattaataattgaaaccgataataaatgagaatattagaatcagtatttttaaatgatttctggaggatcgtGTGACGCTGTAGACtgaaataatggctgctgactcaaacagaaaactgtttttaaattgtaataatattccacaatTTTGACTGTATATTTTATGCCTCTAGGAGCATTAAAAGGCTTCcgtctaataaaaaaaaatgttctcatCCTGTAAATGATTGGTTTCTGGGTTTGATAATTGATTGTCCTGTACTGTGTTCCACAGGGATGTTGTGAGGAGTTTTGAAGGTACCGTAGAGCAGCGCGTTGTAGTGTCAACTTCTCCTGTGATAATGAGCACATGTAAGATTCATTTCCCACCAAATCTAGTAAAACCAGAAAGCATGAGAACGGCATTGTGACTATGCATCTTCTTTTGTCTCCAGTAGCCAGGCGGCGACAAAGCCCTTCTGAAAACAGGAAGTTCGTAATAGTTCCTTCATCACCTGTTCTTCAAAAGTCCAGTGAAATAGGGCTTTGTTCATCTCCCCCTGAAAACACTCTCATATATTTGGAACCAACAGTACATCTTCTGTCCTCCATGACATATTCCCATCAAAACAACAGAGAAGCAAACCAAAATGACCCAGCAATTTCTCAAGTTGACCCTGTCGCTACAAATCTTCCCTTTGTGAGACATGAAATGCAGACTTTGGATTGCAGAGAGGAGTACGAGGAGGATTATTTAGTGCCTTTCACAATGGACACAGTTTCCTGTTTCAGACCTAGTGTGTATGAGTCACCGCTGATGCCCCCAGAAAATAAACCTTTGGAGACCAAGATACTGAAAAAAGTGAAGGATGTTCTGTTTGAAGTTGATATAAAAACAATGGCAATGCATATCACCAAAGCTGACTGCATGGTAAGTTTAAATGCATAAGTATAAATGTGTTGAgattatattcattttcatgcGTTCAAATAACTAGCATTTCTTAGGGACTCACAGTTAATCGGAATAAAACCGAAATAGCTGGAATGGCTATGAAACAACTAATTTACACATGTACAGCTTATAATTAAGCTTTTAGTGCTTttcttaaaaactaaaatagttttattgtacagtcaaatattaaacattttaatatttcgtAATTTGTCACTGCGTTTATAGTCATGTTgataaatattcacaaaatatgttGTCATATTgtgaaagattattattattacattcgATTACGTCTCGATTTTCAAGTGAAATATATATGACAAATAAGACATTTGAGCATTTGAATAACACAGCTACTATCTTCCCTCTGCAGGTTGCTCGAATCCTGGATACATCTGATGATACGATGAGAGGGATGGGGGTGAGTTCAGGATTGGAGCTTCTTACTCTCCCACATGGACATCACCTCCGTCAAGATCTGCTGGAAAGGTTGGTACTCCCCATTTTGCTCAATAAATTCCTGTTTTGTGAGATGACTACTTAAATGACACCAGAAGACTCTTTCTTGCCCCTCAGGTTCCACACCATGTCCATAATGCTGGCTGTTCAGCTGCTGGGCTGCACGGGTAGCGCTGAAGAAAGAGCCACTCTGCTGCATAGAGTCATCTGCCTGGCCTCTGACCTCAAGAGCAGCTTGGGCAATTTGTTTGGCTTTGCCACAGTTATGAAGTGCCTTGAATTGCCACAGGTTCGAGAAACTgatgaaaacataaatgtttcaCGAGAACAATTTTTCATaagagtaaataaaaatgctaatagtAAATCCGGTCTGGTGTTTATAATCTtctaatgaatgcatttttagattgcTCGCTTGGATGAGACATGGACAGTTTTGCGTCAGAAGTACACAGAAAGTGCTGTCCTTTATGAGAAAACCCTGAGACCCTCAATGAGGATGATGAACGACGGAGAAGGTATTCGTTCAAACAAAGTGGCTTTAAAGATCTTTGCTTATCATTCTAAATTCTCTTCAACTGTCTTTCAGAGATAAGTAGACCCACAGAGACAACTTTTCCCCATGTGCTCCCTCTGCTGTCTCTTCTTGAAAGAAATGTCGTGGCTCTTGAGGAGTCATGGGAAAGTGCAGACACTGGAGTGGCCATGGTCCTGGGCCATCTGGATTCTGCACGTACAATCGCGTGCAACGGGAGGATCTTCAGTGCAAACGCAGAGAACAAACTGCAGGGTAATGGCTTTATAACATAAACCATTTATAATGGGTACAGAATCTATTTAGGATATCtgcattttcaaaacaacaacaaatgcttGCATTTATTAAGctcacttatttattttcactttaaattcaaggtataaaaatataagctgAAAATGTGCATGCAATTTAATTCAAGTAGCACacagtaaaaaaagatttaggTGAGGTGTATTTTATGTTAccaatttcagattttttatttgtaggatTTCAGGAGGAAGCAGATGTCTGGGAGGTCTTCCTCACAGAGTTTCAGATGCGTCTCCTGTGGGGAAGCCGTGGTGtggaaagaaataaagatgaacGTTATTCAAAGTTTGATGAAGTGCTGACAGCTCTGTCCAACAGGCTTGAGCTTTCCGACTCAACAAAATGACTGAAAGGATGACTGCTAGTCACATGCTATTTTAAGAAAAACCATCTCACTgccaatttgtacatattttacgagaTGGCTAATTCGTGCGACCTCACTTGTACAAGTTTTTTGTTAAATCTTACAAATTTCACGAGTTGAcaattcgtatgaatttgtacgagtgactgcccctaaacctacctgtcaCTGAGGTTTTAGACAAATTGTGCAAAATCGTACAAGTCATACAAatttgtacgaattagccacaGATTTTCCAACTAATATATGTATGAACTGGTCGTGAGACTGTGTTGGAATGgttttatgaattcatttagt
This genomic interval from Puntigrus tetrazona isolate hp1 chromosome 5, ASM1883169v1, whole genome shotgun sequence contains the following:
- the sh2d3cb gene encoding SH2 domain containing 3Cb isoform X4, giving the protein MENSGVYVKFSKETHQPNSPSDKLKQELELELKLNSCNLSSHGWYHGRIPWEVSESLVQLDGDFIVRDSLTSIGDYVLTCCWNQKALHFLIHKVLLRSYETYAHAQYFLEEETFDSLPALVRFYVENKRPLTKQSGAYIYSAVNRTLPLRYLETMFGLPSVENSPVNSPTKQKGSQKKRESITVTEALEIELIRPQRDVVRSFEGTVEQRVVVSTSPVIMSTLARRRQSPSENRKFVIVPSSPVLQKSSEIGLCSSPPENTLIYLEPTVHLLSSMTYSHQNNREANQNDPAISQVDPVATNLPFVRHEMQTLDCREEYEEDYLVPFTMDTVSCFRPSVYESPLMPPENKPLETKILKKVKDVLFEVDIKTMAMHITKADCMVARILDTSDDTMRGMGVSSGLELLTLPHGHHLRQDLLERFHTMSIMLAVQLLGCTGSAEERATLLHRVICLASDLKSSLGNLFGFATVMKCLELPQIARLDETWTVLRQKYTESAVLYEKTLRPSMRMMNDGEEISRPTETTFPHVLPLLSLLERNVVALEESWESADTGVAMVLGHLDSARTIACNGRIFSANAENKLQGFQEEADVWEVFLTEFQMRLLWGSRGVERNKDERYSKFDEVLTALSNRLELSDSTK
- the sh2d3cb gene encoding SH2 domain containing 3Cb isoform X1 — encoded protein: MPERTREVRGGESAHYVTAVWKSVFALSSLSLTFRRVHWGSGRLQRERITQTLGARPRPVTSPVASAEGFIEENDFGENPFPFSKETHQPNSPSDKLKQELELELKLNSCNLSSHGWYHGRIPWEVSESLVQLDGDFIVRDSLTSIGDYVLTCCWNQKALHFLIHKVLLRSYETYAHAQYFLEEETFDSLPALVRFYVENKRPLTKQSGAYIYSAVNRTLPLRYLETMFGLPSVENSPVNSPTKQKGSQKKRESITVTEALEIELIRPQRDVVRSFEGTVEQRVVVSTSPVIMSTLARRRQSPSENRKFVIVPSSPVLQKSSEIGLCSSPPENTLIYLEPTVHLLSSMTYSHQNNREANQNDPAISQVDPVATNLPFVRHEMQTLDCREEYEEDYLVPFTMDTVSCFRPSVYESPLMPPENKPLETKILKKVKDVLFEVDIKTMAMHITKADCMVARILDTSDDTMRGMGVSSGLELLTLPHGHHLRQDLLERFHTMSIMLAVQLLGCTGSAEERATLLHRVICLASDLKSSLGNLFGFATVMKCLELPQIARLDETWTVLRQKYTESAVLYEKTLRPSMRMMNDGEEISRPTETTFPHVLPLLSLLERNVVALEESWESADTGVAMVLGHLDSARTIACNGRIFSANAENKLQGFQEEADVWEVFLTEFQMRLLWGSRGVERNKDERYSKFDEVLTALSNRLELSDSTK
- the sh2d3cb gene encoding SH2 domain containing 3Cb isoform X5, producing MTLFSKETHQPNSPSDKLKQELELELKLNSCNLSSHGWYHGRIPWEVSESLVQLDGDFIVRDSLTSIGDYVLTCCWNQKALHFLIHKVLLRSYETYAHAQYFLEEETFDSLPALVRFYVENKRPLTKQSGAYIYSAVNRTLPLRYLETMFGLPSVENSPVNSPTKQKGSQKKRESITVTEALEIELIRPQRDVVRSFEGTVEQRVVVSTSPVIMSTLARRRQSPSENRKFVIVPSSPVLQKSSEIGLCSSPPENTLIYLEPTVHLLSSMTYSHQNNREANQNDPAISQVDPVATNLPFVRHEMQTLDCREEYEEDYLVPFTMDTVSCFRPSVYESPLMPPENKPLETKILKKVKDVLFEVDIKTMAMHITKADCMVARILDTSDDTMRGMGVSSGLELLTLPHGHHLRQDLLERFHTMSIMLAVQLLGCTGSAEERATLLHRVICLASDLKSSLGNLFGFATVMKCLELPQIARLDETWTVLRQKYTESAVLYEKTLRPSMRMMNDGEEISRPTETTFPHVLPLLSLLERNVVALEESWESADTGVAMVLGHLDSARTIACNGRIFSANAENKLQGFQEEADVWEVFLTEFQMRLLWGSRGVERNKDERYSKFDEVLTALSNRLELSDSTK
- the sh2d3cb gene encoding SH2 domain containing 3Cb isoform X3 is translated as MTLVRIPFRHSGLMENSGVYVKFSKETHQPNSPSDKLKQELELELKLNSCNLSSHGWYHGRIPWEVSESLVQLDGDFIVRDSLTSIGDYVLTCCWNQKALHFLIHKVLLRSYETYAHAQYFLEEETFDSLPALVRFYVENKRPLTKQSGAYIYSAVNRTLPLRYLETMFGLPSVENSPVNSPTKQKGSQKKRESITVTEALEIELIRPQRDVVRSFEGTVEQRVVVSTSPVIMSTLARRRQSPSENRKFVIVPSSPVLQKSSEIGLCSSPPENTLIYLEPTVHLLSSMTYSHQNNREANQNDPAISQVDPVATNLPFVRHEMQTLDCREEYEEDYLVPFTMDTVSCFRPSVYESPLMPPENKPLETKILKKVKDVLFEVDIKTMAMHITKADCMVARILDTSDDTMRGMGVSSGLELLTLPHGHHLRQDLLERFHTMSIMLAVQLLGCTGSAEERATLLHRVICLASDLKSSLGNLFGFATVMKCLELPQIARLDETWTVLRQKYTESAVLYEKTLRPSMRMMNDGEEISRPTETTFPHVLPLLSLLERNVVALEESWESADTGVAMVLGHLDSARTIACNGRIFSANAENKLQGFQEEADVWEVFLTEFQMRLLWGSRGVERNKDERYSKFDEVLTALSNRLELSDSTK
- the sh2d3cb gene encoding SH2 domain containing 3Cb isoform X2 is translated as MPERTREVRGGESAHYVTAVWKSVFALSSLSLTFRRVHWGSGRLQRERITQTLGARPRPVTSPVASAEGFIEENDFGENPFPFSKETHQPNSPSDKLKQELELELKLNSCNLSSHGWYHGRIPWEVSESLVQLDGDFIVRDSLTSIGDYVLTCCWNQKALHFLIHKVLLRSYETYAHAQYFLEEETFDSLPALVRFYVENKRPLTKQSGAYIYSAVNRTLPLRYLETMFGLPSVENSPVNSPTKQKGSQKKRESITVTEALEIELIRPQRDVVRSFEGTVEQRVVVSTSPVIMSTSRRRQSPSENRKFVIVPSSPVLQKSSEIGLCSSPPENTLIYLEPTVHLLSSMTYSHQNNREANQNDPAISQVDPVATNLPFVRHEMQTLDCREEYEEDYLVPFTMDTVSCFRPSVYESPLMPPENKPLETKILKKVKDVLFEVDIKTMAMHITKADCMVARILDTSDDTMRGMGVSSGLELLTLPHGHHLRQDLLERFHTMSIMLAVQLLGCTGSAEERATLLHRVICLASDLKSSLGNLFGFATVMKCLELPQIARLDETWTVLRQKYTESAVLYEKTLRPSMRMMNDGEEISRPTETTFPHVLPLLSLLERNVVALEESWESADTGVAMVLGHLDSARTIACNGRIFSANAENKLQGFQEEADVWEVFLTEFQMRLLWGSRGVERNKDERYSKFDEVLTALSNRLELSDSTK